The proteins below come from a single Cannabis sativa cultivar Pink pepper isolate KNU-18-1 chromosome 3, ASM2916894v1, whole genome shotgun sequence genomic window:
- the LOC115708710 gene encoding carbonic anhydrase 2 → MRPRIYISPNSIWLQNYIYRLLLLLQFHHFFFLYSTNLYFRAEEYYQFSKRKGKLASKLNIMAEEQFSELANYECGIKKNLVIISEKAESGSESDEDETFDKVQPGHDSVESCFNPVQKIVHGFKHFLSNKFHKYPCLFNELKETQHPKFLVFACSDSRVSPSHILNLQPGEAFMARNIGNLIPIFDKLKHSEVGSIIEYAVQELKVENILVIGHSRCGGVKRLMSHPEDGSATFDFIDNWVNIAQAAKIKVKTEHSDLTFEEQCEICAEEAVNVSLKNLHSYPFVKSGVDEKKIALRGGYYNFVDGSFKLWDLE, encoded by the exons ATGCGTCCTCGAATATATATCTCACCTAATTCTATTTGGcttcaaaactatatatatcgTCTATTGTTGTTGCTTCAAttccatcattttttttttctatactcTACAAATCTATATTTTAGAGCAGAAGAATATTATCAATTCTCGAAAAGG AAAGGAAAACTAGCTAGCAAACTGAATATAATGGCCGAAGAACAATTTTCCGAGTTGGCCAACTATGAATGCGGCATTAAGAAAAATCTAGTGATTATCAG TGAGAAGGCTGAAAGTGGAagtgaaagtgatgaagatgaaACCTTTGATAAAGTGCAGCCAGGGCATGATTCTGTTGAATCCTGCTTCAATCCTGTTCAGAAAATTGTTCATGGATTTAAGCACTTTCTTTCTAATAAATTCCA TAAGTATCCATGCTTGTTTAATGAACTTAAGGAAACCCAACATCCCAAG TTTCTAGTATTTGCATGCTCCGATTCCCGAGTGAGCCCTTCCCATATCTTAAATTTACAACCAGGGGAAGCTTTCATGGCCCGCAATATTGGCAACTTAATTCCAATATTTGACAAG CTGAAACACTCAGAAGTTGGATCAATCATTGAATATGCAGTACAAGAGCTTAAG GTGGAAAATATTTTAGTCATTGGACATAGTCGTTGTGGTGGAGTAAAGAGACTTATGTCTCACCCTGAAGATGGTTCGGCCACCTT TGATTTTATAGATAATTGGGTCAACATTGCTCAAGCTGCTAAGATCAAAGTCAAAACTGAGCATAGTGATTTGACATTTGAAGAACAATGTGAAATATGTGCTGAg GAAGCAGTGAATGTGTCTCTGAAAAATCTACATTCTTATCCATTTGTTAAAAGTGGAGTTGATGAGAAAAAGATAGCACTTAGAGGTGGATATTACAACTTTGTGGATGGTTCATTTAAACTATGGGATCTTGAGTAG
- the LOC115710308 gene encoding carbonic anhydrase 2, with protein sequence MAEEQYSELANYEFGIKKNLVIIRNEKAESETSDDEKVICEVQKEHDDTNDCCSDPVQRIVHGFNHFLSNKFNKYPCLFNELAKTQNPKFLVFSCSDSRVSPSHFLNFQPGEAFMARNIGNLIPIYNTLKYSGVGAIIEYAVTHLEVENILVIGHSSCGGIEALMSDPVGSDFIDDWVNIAQIVKNKVKAEYSNLSPEEQRKICTEEAVNLSLKNLNSYPFVLKRVEEKKITLRGGYYDFVDGSLKLWELE encoded by the exons ATGGCTGAAGAACAGTATTCGGAGTTAGCTAATTATGAATTCGGCATCAAGAAGAATCTAGTGATCATCAG GAATGAGAAGGCCGAAAGTGAAACATCTGATGATGAGAAGGTGATCTGTGAAGTTCAAAAAGAGCATGATGATACCAATGATTGTTGCTCTGATCCTGTTCAAAGAATTGTCCATGGATTTAATCACTTTCTCTCTAATAAATTCAA TAAGTATCCATGCTTGTTTAATGAACTTGCCAAAACCCAAAATCCAaag TTTCTGGTGTTCTCATGCTCGGATTCCCGAGTGAGCCCTTCTCATTTCTTAAATTTTCAACCTGGAGAAGCTTTCATGGCTCGTAATATTGGCAACTTGATTCCAATTTATAATACG TTAAAATACTCTGGAGTTGGTGCAATCATTGAATATGCAGTAACACATCTTGAG GTTGAGAATATACTGGTCATTGGGCATAGTAGTTGTGGTGGAATTGAAGCACTTATGTCTGATCCTGTTGGCTC TGACTTCATTGATGATTGGGTCAACATTGCTCAAATCGTCAAGAATAAAGTCAAAGCTGAATACAGTAACTTGTCACCTGAGGAACAACGCAAAATATGTACTGag GAAGCGGTGAATTTAtctctaaagaatcttaattctTATCCATTTGTTCTTAAAAGAGttgaagagaaaaaaataacaCTTAGAGGTGGATACTACGACTTTGTGGATGGATCTCTTAAGTTATGGGAACttgagtag
- the LOC115711656 gene encoding protein KINESIN LIGHT CHAIN-RELATED 3 codes for MPGIVMEGMSEGGVLNSMNGSSTPPKENPAVDKSQKSDLSPHSPQNMGSNLQGDEVIDTSIEQLYENVCDMQSSDQSPSRRSFGSDGEESRIDSELRHLVGGEMREVEILEEEIHGKPTDDSRSDSGSKKESSSAGKKAEKAEKTQPASAKSVSSGKSKKASAVQLESETSPKSSSKGKTSPEKPPLDKKGDKNPRKQNSGGKKVRSLGSKLQNGMDDPTDLGLENPDLGPFLLKQARHLVSSGENLHKALDFALRAAKSFEKCANGKPSLELVMCLHVTAAIYCSLGQYNESIPVLERSIEILSVEEGQEHALAKFAGQMQLGDTYAMLGMLENSLMCYSKGLEIQKQMLGETDPRVGETCRYLAEAHVQALQFDEAEKLCQMALNIHRENGAPASPEEAADRRLMGLIYETKGDHEAALEHLVLASMAMAANDQEVEVASVDCSIGDTYLSLSRYDEAIFAYQKALTVFKTTKGENHPSVGSVFVRLADLYNRTGKIRESKSYCENALRIYEKPMIGIPAEEIASGLSDISTIYESMDELEQALKLLEKALKIYNDAPGQQSTIAGIEAQMGVLHYMLGNYSESYNSFKSAISKLRASGDKKSAFFGIALNQMGLACVQRYAINEALELFEEARSVLEQECGPYHPDTLGVYSNLAGTYDAVGRLDDAIEILEHVVSMREEKLGTANPDVDDEKRRLAELLKEAGRVRSRKGRSLENLLDTNSHGVKDNGVHV; via the exons ATGCCTGGAATAGTTATGGAGGGAATGAGTGAAGGTGGGGTGCTGAATTCTATGAATGGAAGTTCTACACCTCCAAAGGAAAACCCAGCTGTAGATAAGTCCCAAAAGAGTGATTTGAGTCCACATAGTCCTCAGAACATGGGTTCCAATCTCCAAGGTGATGAGGTTATTGACACCTCAATTGAGCAGCTATATGAAAATGTTTGTGACATGCAGAGTTCTGATCAATCACCATCAAGACGTAGCTTTGGATCTGATGGTGAAGAGTCTAGGATCGATTCGGAGTTGCGTCATCTTGTTGGAGGAGAGATGAGGGAAGTGGAGATACTTGAAGAAGAAATTCATGGGAAGCCCACAGATGATTCTCGTAGTGATTCAGGTTCGAAAAAGGAAAGCTCGTCTGCAGGTAAAAAAGCAGAAAAGGCTGAGAAGACTCAACCTGCAAGTGCGAAATCTGTATCTTCAGGGAAATCAAAGAAAGCTTCTGCTGTGCAGTTGGAATCTGAAACATCACCAAAATCAAGTTCTAAGGGCAAGACATCTCCTGAGAAGCCTCCACTCGATAAGAAAGGTGATAAGAATCCGCGGAAACAAAATTCGGGAGGGAAGAAGGTGAGAAGTTTGGGGTCAAAGTTGCAGAATGGAATGGATGATCCAACTGATTTAGGCTTAGAAAATCCAGATCTGGGCCCATTTTTACTTAAGCAAGCAAGGCATTTGGTTTCCTCTGGAGAGAATTTACATAAGGCTCTTGATTTTGCTCTTCGAGCTGCAAAGTCATTTGAAAAGTGTGCAAATGGAAAGCCCAGTTTGGAACTAGTCATGTGTTTACATGTTACTGCAGCAATATACTGTAGCTTAGGCCAGTACAATGAGTCGATTCCTGTTCTTGAGCGCTCCATTGAGATTCTATCGGTTGAGGAGGGCCAAGAGCATGCCCTTGCTAAATTTGCTGGTCAAATGCAGTTGGGAGATACTTATGCTATGCTGGGCATGCTTGAGAATTCACTGATGTGCTACTCAAAGGGACTGGAAATACAGAAACAAATGTTGGGAGAAACAGACCCAAGAGTTGGTGAGACCTGTAGGTATCTGGCTGAAGCTCATGTTCAAGCATTGCAGTTTGATGAAGCTGAAAAGCTTTGCCAGATGGCTCTTAACATTCATAGAGAAAATGGTGCCCCTGCTTCTCCTGAAGAAGCTGCAGATAGAAGGTTGATGGGTCTTATATATGAAACAAAGGGAGATCATGAAGCAGCCCTGGAGCATCTTGTTTTAGCCAGCATGGCAATGGCAGCAAATGATCAAGAAGTAGAGGTGGCGTCTGTTGACTGCAGCATCGGAGACACATACTTATCTTTGTCTCGGTATGATGAGGCTATTTTCGCCTATCAGAAAGCGCTAACAGTGTTCAAGACCACTAAAGGAGAGAACCATCCATCTGTTGGTTCAGTCTTTGTTCGGCTAGCTGATTTATACAACAGGACAGGGAAAATAAGAGAATCAAAATCGTACTGTGAGAATGCCCTTCGAATTTATGAAAAGCCAATGATTGGGATCCCTGCAGAGGAAATAGCAAGTGGTTTGTCAGATATATCTACCATCTACGAATCAATGGATGAGCTTGAGCAAGCACTGAAATTGCTAGAGAAGGCATTGAAGATATACAATGATGCTCCTGGTCAGCAGAGCACAATAGCTGGAATCGAAGCCCAGATGGGAGTCTTGCACTACATGTTGGGAAACTATTCAGAATCTTACAACTCTTTCAAGAGCGCAATATCAAAACTCCGTGCAAGTGGAGACAAGAAATCTGCTTTCTTTGGAATTGCTCTTAACCAAATGGGACTTGCTTGTGTACAGCGCTATGCTATCAACGAGGCTCTGGAGCTATTTGAGGAAGCCAGGAGTGTTTTGGAACAAGAATGTGGACCATATCACCCTGACACACTCGGGGTATATAGCAATCTTGCTGGAACTTATGATGCAGTTGGGAG GTTGGATGACGCAATTGAAATCTTGGAGCATGTTGTTAGCATGAGGGAAGAGAAACTGGGAACAGCAAATCCTGACGTGGACGATGAGAAAAGAAGGTTAGCGGAGTTACTGAAAGAAGCAGGCCGAGTTCGAAGCAGAAAAGGCAGATCTCTAGAGAACCTTCTTGATACAAACTCACATGGGGTAAAAGATAATGGCGTTCATGTGTGA